The genomic stretch GTTTGTAGTTTAACCACTCTGTTGGTACATGAGTGATAAAAAATTGTGAACCATTTGTATTAGGACCTGCATTTGCCATTGCAAGTAGTCCTTTTTTATTGAATACTACTCCTTCTTTAAATTCATCTCCAAATTGATAACCTGGACCACCTGCACCAGTCCCTGTTGGATCTCCTCCCTGTATCATAAAATCTTCTATAACTCTATGAAATTTTAAACCATTATAATAACCTGTTTTAGCAAGAGTTATGAAATTAAGTACAGTTACAGGAGCTACATCTGAAAATAAATTTAGGTTTATCTCCCCCTTGTTTGTTTTGATAATAGCTTGTAAACTCATCTTTCCTCCTTTCCCATTGGATTTTTTATATAAATTAATTTTTATAATTAATTCCTATTGTGAATTATATGCTTTCAAAAGTACTTCTTTGTCTGTTGTACCATAAATTTCATAGTACCATTTTTTAAAAAATTTATTTTCTGTTTCTTCTAGTTCTTTTTGATATTTATCTAATTGTAAAGATAAATTCCTAAATTCTGCTCTAACAGGTTGTAATTTTTCTATTATTTCTAATTGCTCAACTTCCTGAATAGCATTTGATAAATCTAAATTTAATTTTTCTTCCTTATCCAATAATTTATTTAATTTTTGTAATAAGTCACCTTTAATTTTTTTTAGTTCTTTAATTTTATATTTAAAAAACTTTTCTACTACTTCTGCTCCAGAACTCCCTTTTAATTTTTTTCTTTTTTTTATCTGAGTCTTTATATATTCATCTTTTAAATTAGCATCTTTTTTCATTTTTTCTATTGTAGCTTCTAGTTGCTCAAAAGATTTTTGATTTTCTTTATAAAGGTTCAATAAAAATTCTTCATCAAGAGATAAGTATATATTTTCATAAACTGAGATAACTTCTTTTTCTATTCTTTCAACTTCATATAAGTTATCTTGATTTTTTAAGTCCACTTTAATATTGTCTGCCAAAAAAAGATTTTGAAGACATACTTCCCTAGCATAATCTATAAAATTTCTTATTTTAGTGTTTATATCCATTTTTTCTATCTCCAAAATATTGATAATAATAACACTTTATACCACCATTATATAATTTACGATTTTTAGTTGCTTTTTTATCAAAAGATTTTTCAAAATCTTCATAAGAAGTAATTATATAGTAAGACCATTTAGCTAACTTCTTTTTACAAAAATTTCCAAAATCTCTATATAATTCTTCAATATCTTCATCTCCCATAAGTCTTTCACCATAAGGAGGATTTACTATCATAGCACCATATTTAGCTGGACTTTCAATATTTTTAAAATTTTTCACTTCAAAAATTATATCGTCTTCAACCCCAGCTTTTTCGGAGTTTTCTTTTGCAATTTCTATACTTCTTTCATCTATATCTGAGGCATAAATTTTTAACTCTTTTGATAAATCTTCATTTGAAAATGCTTCATCTCTTATATCAGTCCAAAGATTTTTATCAATAATAGACCATTTTTCAGCTGCAAAGTTTCTATTTGCTCCTGGAGCAATATTTCTAGCTATCATAGCTGCTTCTATTGCAATGGTACCTGTCCCACACATTGGGTCAAGCAAAACTTCATCAGCTTTCCATTTTGATAAATATACAAGTGCTGCTGCTAAAGTTTCTTTAATAGGAGCAAGCATTTTTAAAGCTCTATATCCTCTTTTTGTCAAAGATTCTCCAGAACTATCAAGCATTATAATGAATATATCTTTATGACATTGAATTTTTATTGAGTATAAAGAACCATTTTCTAAAAAGATTTCTCTTTTATATTTTTCTTTTAACTTTTCAACAATGGCTTTTTTAGAAATTCTTTGTATATCAGACTTTGAATATAGTTTAGATTTAACAGAACTTACCCAAGAAATTGGAAACTCTCCATCTTCATCTATATAATCTTGCCAGTTAATAGCTTTTGTATTTTGAAATAATTCTTCATAAGTTAAAGCTTTAAATTCTGCCATTTTAATAAATACTCTATCAGAACATCTTAAATATATATTAGCCTTAACTAAATCTTTGAAATCTCCTTCAAATTCAACTCTACCATCAAAAACCTTTATATTTTTAAAACCTAAGGCAAGACATTCATCTTTAACAACACTTTCTAAACCCATAGTTGTAGATGCTACAAATATCATTGTTCTCCCCCTTGCTTAGCTTTTAATAAATCTATATAAAATAATCTAATTATTGACAATATTGGAGTTCCTAAGAACAATCCAACTAAACCAAATAAATTTCCAAATATTATCATAGATACCATAACCCAAAATGTGTTAAGACCAACTTTGTCTCCTATTACTTTTGGACCAACTATAAAGCCATCAACTAATTGTGATATTATTATTGCTATCAATAAAATAATAGTTTTTATTGGAGCTACCAGTAAAATTAAGAAAAATGCTATTATTCCCCCTACAATAGAACCAACATAAGGTATCATGTTTCCTACTCCTAATAAAATTGCACTTAAAGCTGCATAAGGAGTTCCTGTTATTAATAGAATGATATATACACATAGACCAACAATTGCTGATACTATTATTTTACCTGAAACATAACTTAAAAATATATCTTTTGATAATTTTAATTTTTTCATAATATAAGGAGTATTTTTTACCCCAAATATAATTATTATAATATTTTCTAATGTTTTTATAAGGTGTTTTTTATCTAATAAAATCAAAAAGGCTAATACAAAAGCTAGAAATAAATTTGTAAATCCTATTGTCCAACCAATCAAACCTGATATAATCATTGTTACTATATCTTGTATACCTGTGATATTATTCTTAACAAAATTTGTAAAATAGCTATCTATTTTATTTACATCTATAGTATAAATATCTTTTTTAGCTAAATAATCAAT from Fusobacterium hwasookii encodes the following:
- a CDS encoding peptidylprolyl isomerase — encoded protein: MSLQAIIKTNKGEINLNLFSDVAPVTVLNFITLAKTGYYNGLKFHRVIEDFMIQGGDPTGTGAGGPGYQFGDEFKEGVVFNKKGLLAMANAGPNTNGSQFFITHVPTEWLNYKHTIFGEVVSQKDQDVVDSIKQGDTMNEVIIVGNTDRLIEDNKEFYTQLKNFLKI
- a CDS encoding THUMP domain-containing class I SAM-dependent RNA methyltransferase produces the protein MIFVASTTMGLESVVKDECLALGFKNIKVFDGRVEFEGDFKDLVKANIYLRCSDRVFIKMAEFKALTYEELFQNTKAINWQDYIDEDGEFPISWVSSVKSKLYSKSDIQRISKKAIVEKLKEKYKREIFLENGSLYSIKIQCHKDIFIIMLDSSGESLTKRGYRALKMLAPIKETLAAALVYLSKWKADEVLLDPMCGTGTIAIEAAMIARNIAPGANRNFAAEKWSIIDKNLWTDIRDEAFSNEDLSKELKIYASDIDERSIEIAKENSEKAGVEDDIIFEVKNFKNIESPAKYGAMIVNPPYGERLMGDEDIEELYRDFGNFCKKKLAKWSYYIITSYEDFEKSFDKKATKNRKLYNGGIKCYYYQYFGDRKNGYKH
- a CDS encoding AI-2E family transporter, which translates into the protein MNLKNILKIIGIILIFVILQSYFMNPENLVSIIGKWKNYFMTIIMSIFIAILLEPIVKYLKKKSKMKMNDVLAISLSVTLVVLIFVILASIIIPEIVSSIKELNNVYPYLSEKATTIGKKIIDYLAKKDIYTIDVNKIDSYFTNFVKNNITGIQDIVTMIISGLIGWTIGFTNLFLAFVLAFLILLDKKHLIKTLENIIIIIFGVKNTPYIMKKLKLSKDIFLSYVSGKIIVSAIVGLCVYIILLITGTPYAALSAILLGVGNMIPYVGSIVGGIIAFFLILLVAPIKTIILLIAIIISQLVDGFIVGPKVIGDKVGLNTFWVMVSMIIFGNLFGLVGLFLGTPILSIIRLFYIDLLKAKQGGEQ